The Eschrichtius robustus isolate mEscRob2 chromosome 16, mEscRob2.pri, whole genome shotgun sequence DNA segment TCAGGTGTGAGAGTCGTCCAGAGGAGACAGGCCAGTTGGTAGCAGTGGTTAAGGGAGGAAGGGGATTGGAGAggcagcaggaggagggcacAGGTCAGTAAGGCTGTGTGAAATGTCTCAACTTCCCTCCCACCTGAAGGGGTAGGGCTCAGAAGGTGAAAtcctaggaagaggcaaggaaaggccCTGTAATTGGGAAGTGAGGTCCAtgcagagaggggagggaaggcaaGGTTACTCCTGGGGCTCTGTCCCAGCACTGGCAGGAAGCTGGGAGCCACAGCAGGCCTGGGCCAGGGTCCCTTGGGGCTCACCATGACGGCATAAGCGAAGGCCACGATGTTGACAGGCCACATGGGGCAGAAGCAGGACAGGATGGCGAGGATGATGTAGTCCCGAGGTTTCTGGGTGCCTtcacccccctccaccccagaCCCTGCCAGCTGGGAACTAGGGTGGCGGCTCAGGCTACCTCGGGGAGATCCTGAATGCCCACTGTGAGCCCTTCCTAGTCTATCTTCCTCAACCAGCTGCTGCAACACACGGGGTGGAGCCCCATTGGCTGGGGGGGTTTTTGTTGAGGATGGTGAGTGAGGCTGGGGGGCTGGACCCTCTtccccatcaccatcaccagCCTGCAGGGGAACCACTGCCCCATTCTCCTGCTTTTCTCCCACGTTCTCAGTCAGGACCTCAGAGGTGGGGTCCTCCTGGGTAGGGGGCTCTGGCTGAAGGACTGGCTTGGAGGTGGGCTGGGAAGCTGGCTGGGGTTCTGGCTGAGGGTCTGGCTGGGGGTCCAGCTGGGGGTCTGGCTGGGGAGCAGGCTCTGAGGCTGGCTCAAGTGGGGCTGCGGATTCCAGGTTGGACCCCTGGTTTGCAGTGGCCTCTTTGCTCACTTCTGGTTTGGATGGTAgctcttggcatgtttcttcggTGCTGGAGTTGGCCTTTGATTCCCCTCCTGGGCTTGAGCTGAGGTCTCTGGCCTGAGCTGTTTCTGGGGCCACGGTTGGGGTCTCTGTGGTTTCTGGAGCCAGCCCAGCCTTGGGCTCTGTGTCCACAGGGGCCCCAGTGATGTCTGGTCCTGGCTGCAGGGTCTCTGGCTCATCTGGGACCCCAGCTGGGATCTGGGGAGGACCAGTTCCAGCTTCAGAATGGCCAGGCCCTTCTCCCTGGGTCTGGGGACCCTCCTCTACCCCCTTCATCTCAGAGACCTGAGAGCTGCTGGCTGCCATCTTGAgataggagaggggagagggcctCTGTGGGAAGGATAGAGCAGCAGAGACAGCAGCAAATCCTGGAAGAGGAGGAGACAGGCTTAGTGTGAGGAGGGAAGAGGTAGCTCTCAGCACTGCAGCCCAAGAGGGCAATGCTCCTATCTCAGGGCCAGCCTTGGGCTGCCtctggggaaaggaagaaaagttggggtttcctttgctttggggTGGGACATCTCTGGGGAGGAGTGCTCTGCTCAGTCTTCTGGTTAGAGAGCCCTGGGAAGATGAGCCCTTTTGTAAACAGGATCCTCCCCATGGTCTCTTCCTGGGTCCACCCAACAAGATCCAGACTCTCAGATCCTAGTAGATACCACAGCACCCCAAAATCAACAAGCTGTTCAGAGACCCATGCACTCCGGTAGGCAGACTGGGCAGAGAACCCCGAAACTCGCATTCCACTCCCTCTGCATcaatcctcccttcctccctgggcGCCCAGCGGTGCGGTTTGCTTGATGCGCCTTTGGGGCGTAGACGCCCGCGCCCCTCCCTGGGGGACCTGGGCATCTCCTCTGAGCCccttcccagcccctctcccaggGATTTCCTCGCCCCCGGGGGACCGGCGCCGCCTCCTCCCATTGGCGTGGTGCGCCCAGCACCACCAGCCAGTCCGCCAGGCGCCCGAATTCCCGTACAGCCCTCCCGGCGTCCGCTGTCTGTCCGTCCACTCCTACCCGCAGCCTCAGTCCATTCCCGTCTCACCTCGACGCCGGCCTCCAAACTGCTcccgctgctgccgccgccgccgccgccgccgcggttgCAGCAGCCGCAGCCCGGGAGGGAGCAAGTCAGCGAGCGAGGGAGGGAGGCGGCgggtctcccctcccctctgctcatcccctcctcccctcctctcaggTCCCCTCCCCTACGCTCCGCTGCCGCGCACCGCCCCCGCCCCTTGCACGCCTCCCGCCCCTCGCGGCCAGCCGGAGGGAGCCACGCGTGCCAGGTCCCGCGTTACCTGGGCAACCGGCCGGGGGACCACTCGCACCGCTCTCTAGCCCTTCCCCCGCGCGCCTCCTGGGGGTGCCTGCTTCCCATGCCCCGGCCCCCTCCCGCCAACGGTCACCGGGGGTcctggcagaggcagggggttAGGGGAAACGGAGAGGGCTCTGCGAGGAGAGACAGGACCAGTGGGACAGGCAGGACCAGGTGGAGGCACCCCTAGAAGCAGAAAGAAGGGGAGATGAGGCAAGATTTGTGGAGGCTGCAGAGGATGACCAGGGTGGGGTTTCAAGAGAAGGGAGCCTGCAGAACAGGAAGTCCCTCTACCCCCAAGGAAGCAGCAGCAGAAATGGGTACTGGAAGGCTCAAGAAAAGGTCCTTGGAAGGGTCAGAGCAAGGACTGGGAAGGGAATTGCAAGGGGCAGGGTAGAGGCTGCAAGGGCAGTCTGGAACagcaggagggggctggggcaGAGGAGCCCGCGTAAGAGCAGGTTGGACCACGccaagaatgaagagaaaaagtGGGGAGAAGTGCAGTTTTTATTCTCAACCTCATTGTTCCCAGTCTTAGGGCTCACAGTTGCCCAGTCTTTTCGCAGCTACATCATCCACCATCAACTCTCAGGGCCTTAAGGGTATGTAGGCATTTGGCTGAGCAGCAGGCAATCGCTCCGGATGGGGGAAAGCAGCATGTATGTCCCACAACTGTTTGGGTTTCTGACCCAGGCCTCTTCAAGCCTCCAGGGGCTATTCTGGGCCTGTGCAGACTGGGTATTCCCCAGAGACTCCGGAGTCCTGGAACGTGCTCTCCACAGTCACCGGAGCCTCAGCCCCACCCTGAATCTGGACTGCAGCCACTGATGCTGCCTCTGGGGAGGAAGGAGCCAGAGCCCCAGAGCTGCACAGGGCAGAGCAAGACTGGGACAGACAACAGGCCTAAGAATCCCCTtaggggtggggacagggggcTTGGTGAGAGCAATTCATTCATTGAGTCTGAGAcaggtttttatttaaaatttattgtaatgGGGTCCGCGCAAAAGGAGGGGGTGAAGGGTGGGGAACATGCAAGGGACACAGGAACACGATGACATGGCCAGGGCCACAGCTTCTGTCGCGGGGGGGGAGGGATGAAAAGAAAAGGCCAGGGATGGAGCTGGggtggaagagggaagggggagacacTGTGGctgcattccccccacccccaggaagcaCCTCTAGTCCCTGGATCCCCCCCCCATTTACCCTGGCCCCCTAAGATTCCATCTCTTGTTCTGCCTCTGGCCCTAGTGGCTCCTTCTTTTGCTCCCCTTGACTTGTTTTCCCCTGACAGATTCTCAAGCAGGATGATATTTAGGGCCTGACCCCAAACCACCCCACCTTATGAAGGTACAAACTCTGCCTTCCCTGTTTCTGCCCCTCCTCAAATCTCACCTTTCCTCCTCTCTGGGACAGAATCTTtgatttccctccttcctctcctccctccccctggaaaaaaaaaaaaaaagcaccaactCCCCAGGGAGGGGCAGCAGACAGTAGGGGGACACtgaaaggaggagaggaagaaggaccATCGAGGGAAAGGCTCACAAATCCCTGGAAGGGCAGGGGGTTACAGAGAGGAGAGGGGGTGAGGGCAGTGGCCACTCCTGTCCTCTGCCACCCCTGCCCACTGTCCAGGGGGCCTCAACACAACCGAGGGGACAGGTGTGTGTGGGGTCAAGTCTGATAGGGAGAAGAGAGGAGCAGGAGAAACAAATCATTAAAACCTAGCGAATTCCCCTAAGAAAAcacttcttcctccttttcttctggaggctcctTGGTTGATGGGGGAAATAGTGAGGAATtggtgggaagagagaggggaagaggagaTGGTACCAAGGGACTTTCCtccattctcccctctcccccccaccAACTTGGAGCTCACCAGGGTTGGGAGGGAAGTGGCTGAGAGCTCACAGGCACCCCCTCGGCCCCCGAGAGGGAGCCCACAGCTGTGGGAGGGGCTGccactgccgccgccgccgccgccgccattgGACAGACCTCACCTGTACCTGCAAGGTGAGAAACACCAGATCACAGCGCAATCTGAATGGCAAGAGCCTTGCCCCTTGCCCCAGACTCTTTCCCAGACAACCTCCCGTGGGACACAGCCGTTGCTCACTTCCTGTTTGGTCCCCAGAGATTTTAGCCCACATCCTTACCCAGTTCTCCTGAAAGGCCCTCCCTGTCCCCAGAAGTCTCCCTAACTTGGGTGATAGATGGGCATCCCTGGCCTTCCTAAGATCCCCTATTGGGCCCTTTGAGCCCCCTCGTCCCACacgccccatcccaccccccccagccATGCCCCACGCCTTGCCTTGTGGGTGCGGGGGTCCCCCTCAGCAGGTGGGCTGTGGCTGGGGGGCGTCTCCCGGGACAGGGGGGGCGGCCCCCCCCAGATGGGTCTGCATGTGGCCGGCCAGCTGGGCAGGGGTCTTGCAGTGCACGCTGCACAGCTTGCACAGGATGCGGTCAGCCCGCGGGGCCTGGAGCCCATGGTCCTTCACCGCGTGGATGCGCAGGTATGCTGCCGTGGTGAAGCctatggggggggggtggattgggatgggggggtgggggtcagcCAGGCGGAGACCCCAGAGACGGGGTTGTTCTCCTAGGCTGGGGACACCCTCCTCAGATGGCCCTGTCCTCCTCCCACCACATCCTTGGTAGCCTGGGGCCAACTACTCTGCTGGGGCTGGTGGGGCATAGCTCCTCCCTGAGCTTGAGAACTGGTTGAGTGGTGTTGGCTTTTGGGCCTTGGTATCCACAGAACCCATCCTCTGTGGCTGGGGGATCTCTCCTGGGGTGACCGGACACTGATTCCTAGCCACTTGAAGAGTTGACCCTCAGCAGAGACGGCTGTGTCCCCTCCCTCCAGTGCCCCATGCAGTCTCAGACCGGTTACTCAGTGAAGAAGTGAATTTGTTTAAAAGCAGCTTGCTCTACTACTGAGGCATGGCAAGTACTTGTTAAATCCCTGCCATTGTACTCCACTTGCCCCAGGAGCTGAAGACAAGAACTTGTGGCTGCACAGCTGAAACCTTGCCTTCTGACCCTTGGGAACTGGCTCCCTTGACCACTCCTTCCCCAAAGCAGTTGTGTCCCCCTCCCatctccccacacacacccagaaGTGGACTCTTTCTGGTAGATCATCTCCTCAAGCCATGACCTCTACGAACTTAGTGATGATGTTTAGTCATCCCAATGTTGCTTCTTTTGCTTTCTAAAGGGCTCTAGATGCCACGAGCTCTTGGCTACAGCACCTTTAACCCACATCTGTGGAAGGGCCTCTGGTTCTGTCCCCACCCTTTGTCCCCGGCACCCCCCCGGCACCTCTCAGCATGTACCTTTGTTGCAGAGCTCACAGACATGGTGAGGGCCCTGGCTGTGCACCTTCATGTGGTCCGAAATATAAGCCGAGCTCAACATCTTGCCACACACATGACATGGCACCTTCTCCTCGTGTCGTACTGTGTGGGCCCGCAGCCGATCCTTCGTAGCAAAAGCTGCCTCACAtttctggggaggggggaggggcgtggGGGGGTGTCAGGAGAGTTAAAGCTTCGGGGAGTAGGGAGAGGGGGGCAAGAGGTTAAAGGAATCAGAGCCTTGGGGATCTTTGATCTGTAGGAAATGGGAGTGAGATGATGAGGCCttgaagggatgaaaaaaatggagtgaaaaagcaaaaagaagagagagaaaaagggggtCTGAGAGGCTGAACTCAGACAACTACAATGAGGATCAAAATCATGAAAACCAGGACAGGAGGAGGCGGGCTTCCTACCTCACATTTGAAGGGCCGTTCTGTTGAGTGCACTTGTCTGACGTGACTGTTGAGGTGATCCGGCCTGGGGATAcgttggggttggggttagggccCTGGGGTGTGGCGGTGTCCCCGAGTCTGCCTAACACAGTACAGCAGGCCTTTCCCTGGGTCCCTACATTTTCTCCCAAGCCCGGGGTTTCAGAGTCCTGGTAAGGCAGGAAATCCCTCCTCTGGCGCAGGGCTGCCTCGGCCTCCTCCCACTCGAGGCTGTCCTACAACCCAAGGACCCACCTCCTTTGCTAAGTACCACCCCCTGCTCCCTGGTAACCAGGAGAGGCTGTCCGCCCTCCTCCCTGGGAGTGGCTCCCTGTCCCCATTCTCAgaaacctccctccctccccaccagccaAGGCCAGGCCACCTCCATCGCCGaccgtccctccctccccacccgccTAGTGGGCGGCCGAAGCCCCGTGCACACCGGGAGAAGCTCTTGCCACAGTGGGAGCAGTTGTAGGGCTTGTGCACAGCGCCGTCATGTGAGCGCACGTGGTAGCTCATGCGGTCCTTGCGCTTGAAGCGCTGCTGGCACACCGGGCACTGGTAGGGCTTCTCGTCCGAGTGCGACAGCTTGTGTCGGTTCAGGTGGTAGACGTCGCGGAAAGCCTTGCCGCACATCTCGCAGGCGTGGTTCTTCCGGATGCGCTTTCCCGAGGCGGTCGTGGTCACCACGCCACCGGCGGCCACTGCGGCCGCTCCGCCGCCGGCACccgcttctccccctcccccgccggcTCCGCTCAGCTGGGGCACGCTCAGGAGGCTCAGGGGCACCATGGTGGGCATCTTCATAGCACCCGAAGGGACCCGGCCGGCTTTGGCTCCCGTGTGGATGGCCTCGTGCCTCCGGAGATTGTAGCCGTTCTTGAACTCCTTGGCGCACAGGGCACAGATGTAGGGCCCCTTGCTCTTTGTCTTCTTCTCCAAGGCAGATGCGACCGGGGCCACGGCGACCGTCGAGGTTGGGGCAACGACGGCGGTGGCCGCGGCTGCGGCGATGGTGGCGGCAGAGACAGGGGGCGCGGCCTCAGCGGCGGGCGCCGACACCGGCGGGGGCGGCGGAGGGGGCGCCGGGGGCTGCTTCAGAGCCGCTGTGTCCACAGTGGAGGCGGCGGCCGGGGCCGGGGGCGCAGCAGcaacggcggcggcggcggcggcggcggcggccgcggctgcggcggcggcggacTCCTGGGCGGCGGCGAGAACCGGGAGCAAGTCCACCTGGAGGGGCTCGGCCGCCGGGGCCTGGGGCGTGGGTGGGGGCGCCGGCGCGGCCTGCGAAAACAAGGCGCCGTGTGGGCCACGGCCGCAGGTCGGCGCCCTCCCAGCCCGGCCCGCCACGGCCGGCCCCTACTCACCTGGAATGGACTCTGGGCGCAGCCCTGGGAGGCAAAGAAGCGGGACTGGAGCTCAGCCCCGACCTGCAGGGGGTTCTGGGCGTGACCCTGAGGTGGCGGGAAGGAGTTCATGAGGCCGCCCACCCCCCGGGAGTCCAGGCCCAGCACGGGGAAGGGGGGGGCCAGCAGCGTGCAAGGGAACACGGGGAACATGGCCTCGGCCACGGCGGGGCCCCCGGGGCTCAGCGGGGGCCGGGGGCGCGGGCCGCGCGGGGCCCGGGCTCGGGGCGCCGCCCCCGGCCGGCCGGGCTGGGCCGCGCCGAACGCATGGCCCGCGGGCCGCCCCGCCGCCCGCGCACCCCGGCcggcgggagggagggaaggagggcgcCTGGCGGGCCGCGGAGCGCGGCGGAGACGGCGGCGGCGACGCCCCCTGGGTGGGGGCGGGAGGCCCcgcggggccgggggccgggggcgggggcccgggcggcggcggcggcggcggcggttggAGcctggcggggcggggtggggggagcgagGGAGCAGCCTCGgcccccgccgcgcgcgcgcCCAGCCAGCGCCTcggggagggcgggggagggcgcgagggagggagggggacagcTGCGCGCGCACCGGGCGCGCGGAGGGGGGGTGGGacgggagggagggcgggcgggagggggtgtggggaggggggggtggggcgggggagggggttgTTACCTGGAAGATGAAGCTGCTCCAGTTGCCTGGATCCatggcggagggagggagggaggtggctcGCGCTCACCCTggggcgggaggaggaggaggaggcggcagtgggggagggggaacccGGGGAGGAGGTGCGCGGGGCGGGcgggagggggggaggaggaggagggtggggggggaGCGGAGCACACGGcgcgcggggagggagggagggcgggcgggcggggggcgcGAGGACACACAAGAGGCTGGAGCGGGCGCGAGCGCGAGCGCGCGCGAGGCCAGCGGGAGGGGGGAGGTACGAGAGGGACTCTGGCGGGAGGAGGGACGGGGGAGCCACCCAGCAGCTGGAGTCGCCCTAAGCGCGAGACCCCTGAGACGGCCGCTGATTGGCTGACGATGGCGCAGGTGGTGGGCGCGCGGGAGACGGGGCGGCTTCTCTTTCCCCCCTGAAAGATTCCACCCCCCGCCTCCCTCCACCAGCGGCCGTTACTTCGCGCGCACGCGCACAAGCTCGCTGTCGTTGCCGAGCGAGAGAGTAGGGGAGCGCGCGCCTGGGGTACGGATGGGGCGGGGCTAAGCTCTAAGCGCGCGCCCGCCTAACGGTTGTCGTCCTCGGACTCTCGCGGTAGCTTTTTGTGTCCTCTGGGCCACcgtccctgccccctcccactccAGCGGTTTGTTTACAATCCTGCGCTGCTTCGTGTTTTCCCAAAGATGGCGCCCAAAGAAGTTAACCCGCGAAGCTTGTGGCCCATCCCAAGAGCAATTATACCCCAGCCCCGCCCTCGCAGTCCCAAGAATCAGGCTGAAGCAACGGAGTGAAAACTGTATTTACAGGACAAGCAATTACACAaggatttaaaaagagaaaaaaaaaggcagagtgaaGAGGGGAGCCGGCAGTCAGGAGGGCCCGCAGCGCTGGCCCGCGGCAAGACCCAGGATGTTCGCCTGCAACACAGGAGGCAAAGGGAGAGCAGCGTTAGGGCCGGGCAGGGCACAGgccagggggaggagggggcccgaGTCTCATGAGCTCACCTTCAGGAACGACTCCATCTGTTTCCCGGATATGCCCTCCACGCGTTCCAGGTCCTCCACCTGGCAGGACAGCAGCGATGGGGAAGGGGTCTAGGGAGTGCCAGGCTTCCCCCACCCAACTCCA contains these protein-coding regions:
- the PRRT2 gene encoding proline-rich transmembrane protein 2 isoform X2, with the protein product MAASSSQVSEMKGVEEGPQTQGEGPGHSEAGTGPPQIPAGVPDEPETLQPGPDITGAPVDTEPKAGLAPETTETPTVAPETAQARDLSSSPGGESKANSSTEETCQELPSKPEVSKEATANQGSNLESAAPLEPASEPAPQPDPQLDPQPDPQPEPQPASQPTSKPVLQPEPPTQEDPTSEVLTENVGEKQENGAVVPLQAGDGDGEEGPAPQPHSPSSTKTPPANGAPPRVLQQLVEEDRLGRAHSGHSGSPRGSLSRHPSSQLAGSGVEGGEGTQKPRDYIILAILSCFCPMWPVNIVAFAYAVMSRNSLQQGDVDGAQRLGRVAKLLSIVALVGGVLIIIASCVINLGGEWGSGTGREEWKGWQGQLY
- the PRRT2 gene encoding proline-rich transmembrane protein 2 isoform X1, which codes for MAASSSQVSEMKGVEEGPQTQGEGPGHSEAGTGPPQIPAGVPDEPETLQPGPDITGAPVDTEPKAGLAPETTETPTVAPETAQARDLSSSPGGESKANSSTEETCQELPSKPEVSKEATANQGSNLESAAPLEPASEPAPQPDPQLDPQPDPQPEPQPASQPTSKPVLQPEPPTQEDPTSEVLTENVGEKQENGAVVPLQAGDGDGEEGPAPQPHSPSSTKTPPANGAPPRVLQQLVEEDRLGRAHSGHSGSPRGSLSRHPSSQLAGSGVEGGEGTQKPRDYIILAILSCFCPMWPVNIVAFAYAVMVSPKGPWPRPAVAPSFLPVLGQSPRSNLAFPPLSAWTSLPNYRAFPCLFLGFHLLSPTPSGGREVETFHTALLTCALLLLPLQSPSSLNHCYQLACLLWTTLTPDPGWAGAPTPHPNPSPGTACSRGTWMGPSVWVAWPSS
- the MAZ gene encoding myc-associated zinc finger protein isoform X4: MFPVFPCTLLAPPFPVLGLDSRGVGGLMNSFPPPQGHAQNPLQVGAELQSRFFASQGCAQSPFQAAPAPPPTPQAPAAEPLQVDLLPVLAAAQESAAAAAAAAAAAAAAAVAAAPPAPAAASTVDTAALKQPPAPPPPPPPVSAPAAEAAPPVSAATIAAAAATAVVAPTSTVAVAPVASALEKKTKSKGPYICALCAKEFKNGYNLRRHEAIHTGAKAGRVPSGAMKMPTMVPLSLLSVPQLSGAGGGGGEAGAGGGAAAVAAGGVVTTTASGKRIRKNHACEMCGKAFRDVYHLNRHKLSHSDEKPYQCPVCQQRFKRKDRMSYHVRSHDGAVHKPYNCSHCGKSFSRPDHLNSHVRQVHSTERPFKCEKCEAAFATKDRLRAHTVRHEEKVPCHVCGKMLSSAYISDHMKVHSQGPHHVCELCNKGTGEVCPMAAAAAAAVAAPPTAVGSLSGAEGVPVSSQPLPSQPW
- the MAZ gene encoding myc-associated zinc finger protein isoform X1, yielding MFPVFPCTLLAPPFPVLGLDSRGVGGLMNSFPPPQGHAQNPLQVGAELQSRFFASQGCAQSPFQAAPAPPPTPQAPAAEPLQVDLLPVLAAAQESAAAAAAAAAAAAAAAVAAAPPAPAAASTVDTAALKQPPAPPPPPPPVSAPAAEAAPPVSAATIAAAAATAVVAPTSTVAVAPVASALEKKTKSKGPYICALCAKEFKNGYNLRRHEAIHTGAKAGRVPSGAMKMPTMVPLSLLSVPQLSGAGGGGGEAGAGGGAAAVAAGGVVTTTASGKRIRKNHACEMCGKAFRDVYHLNRHKLSHSDEKPYQCPVCQQRFKRKDRMSYHVRSHDGAVHKPYNCSHCGKSFSRPDHLNSHVRQVHSTERPFKCEKCEAAFATKDRLRAHTVRHEEKVPCHVCGKMLSSAYISDHMKVHSQGPHHVCELCNKGFTTAAYLRIHAVKDHGLQAPRADRILCKLCSVHCKTPAQLAGHMQTHLGGAAPPVPGDAPQPQPTC
- the MAZ gene encoding myc-associated zinc finger protein isoform X3 is translated as MDPGNWSSFIFQGHAQNPLQVGAELQSRFFASQGCAQSPFQAAPAPPPTPQAPAAEPLQVDLLPVLAAAQESAAAAAAAAAAAAAAAVAAAPPAPAAASTVDTAALKQPPAPPPPPPPVSAPAAEAAPPVSAATIAAAAATAVVAPTSTVAVAPVASALEKKTKSKGPYICALCAKEFKNGYNLRRHEAIHTGAKAGRVPSGAMKMPTMVPLSLLSVPQLSGAGGGGGEAGAGGGAAAVAAGGVVTTTASGKRIRKNHACEMCGKAFRDVYHLNRHKLSHSDEKPYQCPVCQQRFKRKDRMSYHVRSHDGAVHKPYNCSHCGKSFSRPDHLNSHVRQVHSTERPFKCEKCEAAFATKDRLRAHTVRHEEKVPCHVCGKMLSSAYISDHMKVHSQGPHHVCELCNKGTGEVCPMAAAAAAAVAAPPTAVGSLSGAEGVPVSSQPLPSQPW
- the MAZ gene encoding myc-associated zinc finger protein isoform X2, translated to MDPGNWSSFIFQGHAQNPLQVGAELQSRFFASQGCAQSPFQAAPAPPPTPQAPAAEPLQVDLLPVLAAAQESAAAAAAAAAAAAAAAVAAAPPAPAAASTVDTAALKQPPAPPPPPPPVSAPAAEAAPPVSAATIAAAAATAVVAPTSTVAVAPVASALEKKTKSKGPYICALCAKEFKNGYNLRRHEAIHTGAKAGRVPSGAMKMPTMVPLSLLSVPQLSGAGGGGGEAGAGGGAAAVAAGGVVTTTASGKRIRKNHACEMCGKAFRDVYHLNRHKLSHSDEKPYQCPVCQQRFKRKDRMSYHVRSHDGAVHKPYNCSHCGKSFSRPDHLNSHVRQVHSTERPFKCEKCEAAFATKDRLRAHTVRHEEKVPCHVCGKMLSSAYISDHMKVHSQGPHHVCELCNKGFTTAAYLRIHAVKDHGLQAPRADRILCKLCSVHCKTPAQLAGHMQTHLGGAAPPVPGDAPQPQPTC